From Chryseobacterium shandongense, the proteins below share one genomic window:
- a CDS encoding rhodanese-like domain-containing protein, which translates to MDLLSMLFGKKDNAALETALGEGAFLVDVRTPVEFASGSAEGAVNIPLDVVKDQISKFRNKKNIIVFCRSGNRSAMAKGTLERNGITNVLNGGSVQNMIKLTEQ; encoded by the coding sequence ATGGATTTATTATCAATGTTATTCGGAAAAAAAGACAATGCTGCGCTGGAAACTGCGTTGGGAGAAGGTGCTTTTTTGGTAGATGTAAGAACGCCCGTAGAATTTGCTTCGGGAAGTGCTGAAGGGGCTGTTAATATACCTTTGGATGTCGTCAAAGACCAGATTTCCAAGTTCAGGAATAAGAAAAACATCATTGTTTTCTGTAGAAGTGGAAACCGTAGCGCAATGGCAAAAGGAACATTGGAACGAAACGGAATCACGAATGTTCTCAACGGTGGCAGTGTACAGAATATGATAAAACTAACGGAACAATAA